A stretch of Triticum aestivum cultivar Chinese Spring chromosome 1D, IWGSC CS RefSeq v2.1, whole genome shotgun sequence DNA encodes these proteins:
- the LOC123169370 gene encoding uncharacterized protein isoform X1, protein MPPPPPSMLMEELLEEVFFRLLPDEPAWLVRASAVCKPWRSILADPVFRRRYREFHGTPPVLGLFEKLSPRLVPIPAFFPAQTYHPDWAAMDCRHGRALFCQFGETRDLIVLDPLTGRQCQVPSPPHYPVYFSAAVLCAAQGCDHHNCQAGHFRVVMCPSKLEGVTLGWMYSSETRLWTELTSDIHPTADYYSVSAMPSILVGDAVYFNVDAVIECQLGTLCFSMFEKPTDDNGTLMMVEDDVLGFAAVVDVTLTLWSREAGPEGAMGWIKLRVIDLKTLLPNVALFIPSALVINGYAEGTQVIFVRTSVGCYMVDLKLGRSRKVSYHGRKSFPYTSFYIPDSCTSAAMEAASPGQGQ, encoded by the exons atgccgccgccgccaccgtctatgCTAATGGAAGAGCtcctcgaggaggtcttcttccgCCTTCTGCCGGACGAGCCCGCCTGGCTCGTCCGTGCCTCTGCCGTCTGCAAGCCATGGCGCTCCATCCTTGCCGACCCGGTCTTTCGCCGCCGCTATCGTGAGTTCCATGGGACACCTCCCGTCCTGGGACTCTTCGAGAAGCTCAGCCCCCGCCTCGTCCCGATCCCCGCCTTCTTCCCTGCCCAGACCTACCATCCTGACTGGGCTGCCATGGACTGCCGCCATGGTCGTGCCCTCTTCTGCCAGTTTGGGGAGACACGTGACCTCATCGTGTTGGATCCTTTGACAGGCCGCCAGTGCCAGGTACCCTCTCCTCCTCACTACCCAGTCTACTTCAGTGCGGCGGTGCTCTGCGCAGCACAAGGCTGCGACCACCACAATTGCCAAGCCGGGCATTTTCGTGTGGTCATGTGTCCTAGTAAGCTTGAGGGAGTCACACTGGGATGGATGTACTCATCGGAGACTCGCCTCTGGACGGAGCTCACCTCTGATATTCACCCCACTGCCGATTATTACTCTGTCTCGGCTATGCCTAGCATCCTTGTGGGCGACGCAGTCTACTTCAATGTCGATGCCGTCATAGAGTGCCAACTTGGTACACTATGCTTTTCAATGTTCGAGAAGCCAACTGATGACAATGGGACTCTCATGATGGTGGAAGATGACGTGTTGGGTTTTGCTGCCGTGGTGGATGTCACACTAACCCTGTGGTCTAGGGAGGCCGGACCCGAGGGAGCCATGGGATGGATAAAACTCAGGGTAATCGATCTTAAGACACTACTCCCTAATGTTGCCCTCTTTATACCAAGTGCATTGGTTATCAATGGCTACGCAGAGGGCACCCAAGTCATTTTTGTGCGCACAAGTGTTGGTTGCTACATGGTCGACCTCAAGTTAGGGCGATCGAGGAAGGTGTCTTATCATGGCAGAAAATCATTTCCCTACACGAGCTTCTACATCCCAG ATTCATGCACTTCTGCAGCAATGGAAGCAGCTTCTCCGGGCCAAGGGCAGTGA
- the LOC123169370 gene encoding uncharacterized protein isoform X2: protein MPPPPPSMLMEELLEEVFFRLLPDEPAWLVRASAVCKPWRSILADPVFRRRYREFHGTPPVLGLFEKLSPRLVPIPAFFPAQTYHPDWAAMDCRHGRALFCQFGETRDLIVLDPLTGRQCQVPSPPHYPVYFSAAVLCAAQGCDHHNCQAGHFRVVMCPSKLEGVTLGWMYSSETRLWTELTSDIHPTADYYSVSAMPSILVGDAVYFNVDAVIECQLGTLCFSMFEKPTDDNGTLMMVEDDVLGFAAVVDVTLTLWSREAGPEGAMGWIKLRVIDLKTLLPNVALFIPSALVINGYAEGTQVIFVRTSVGCYMVDLKLGRSRKVSYHGRKSFPYTSFYIPAMEAASPGQGQ from the exons atgccgccgccgccaccgtctatgCTAATGGAAGAGCtcctcgaggaggtcttcttccgCCTTCTGCCGGACGAGCCCGCCTGGCTCGTCCGTGCCTCTGCCGTCTGCAAGCCATGGCGCTCCATCCTTGCCGACCCGGTCTTTCGCCGCCGCTATCGTGAGTTCCATGGGACACCTCCCGTCCTGGGACTCTTCGAGAAGCTCAGCCCCCGCCTCGTCCCGATCCCCGCCTTCTTCCCTGCCCAGACCTACCATCCTGACTGGGCTGCCATGGACTGCCGCCATGGTCGTGCCCTCTTCTGCCAGTTTGGGGAGACACGTGACCTCATCGTGTTGGATCCTTTGACAGGCCGCCAGTGCCAGGTACCCTCTCCTCCTCACTACCCAGTCTACTTCAGTGCGGCGGTGCTCTGCGCAGCACAAGGCTGCGACCACCACAATTGCCAAGCCGGGCATTTTCGTGTGGTCATGTGTCCTAGTAAGCTTGAGGGAGTCACACTGGGATGGATGTACTCATCGGAGACTCGCCTCTGGACGGAGCTCACCTCTGATATTCACCCCACTGCCGATTATTACTCTGTCTCGGCTATGCCTAGCATCCTTGTGGGCGACGCAGTCTACTTCAATGTCGATGCCGTCATAGAGTGCCAACTTGGTACACTATGCTTTTCAATGTTCGAGAAGCCAACTGATGACAATGGGACTCTCATGATGGTGGAAGATGACGTGTTGGGTTTTGCTGCCGTGGTGGATGTCACACTAACCCTGTGGTCTAGGGAGGCCGGACCCGAGGGAGCCATGGGATGGATAAAACTCAGGGTAATCGATCTTAAGACACTACTCCCTAATGTTGCCCTCTTTATACCAAGTGCATTGGTTATCAATGGCTACGCAGAGGGCACCCAAGTCATTTTTGTGCGCACAAGTGTTGGTTGCTACATGGTCGACCTCAAGTTAGGGCGATCGAGGAAGGTGTCTTATCATGGCAGAAAATCATTTCCCTACACGAGCTTCTACATCCCAG CAATGGAAGCAGCTTCTCCGGGCCAAGGGCAGTGA